DNA sequence from the Streptomyces cinnabarinus genome:
GCCGCCGCCGCGTCCCAGTCGGTACGCGGTGCGATCGCGTCGTCACCGTTTTTCGCCATGTGCCCGAGGGTGGCACGCACCACTGACAGTCGAATCGTGACAGTGGCCACTGACAGAACGCCCGCCGATGAGGAATCCTCACCCAAAGGGTCTACCTCCGTGACAGCGCGGATTCCGGTAGGCACTGAAGGAGGCAGCCATGCGCCGCGTCACCGTGCAGAAGCCCCTGAGGAAGACGGACTCGCGCCGGACGTCCCGCGAGGAGACGGACGAGCGTCCATCGGGACGCCCGGAGGTCCGCAAGGACATCGCAAGAACCTGGTGGCCGGACGGCTGACGTCCGACCCCCTCGTTCCGGACGTGCGCCGCGGCTACCTGATCTCAGTCTCAGCACTCCCTTAACGCCACCATAAGGATCTCCATCGCCCGCTCCCAGCAGGCGATTTCACGGTTTTCTCGGGCTAGCTTGCTGATCGCCCCCCACCGGGTCGGCCAAGCAACCGACGACCGTTTCCCAGGAGTTCCTCATGCCCGCACGCCGCAGGGTCGCCACCGCTGCCTCCGTCGCCTTCGCCGGCGTCGCGCCGCTCGTCCTGACCGCGCTCGCCGCCGCCCCCGCGGCGGCGCACGGCTCGATGGGCGACCCCGTCAGCCGGGTCTCGCAGTGCTACGCGGAGGGCCCGGAGAGCCCCAAGTCCGACGCCTGCAAGGCGGCCGTCGCGGCCGGCGGCACCCAGGCGCTCTACGACTGGAACGGCATCCGGATCGGCGACGCCGCCGGCCGGCACCAGGAGCTGATCCCCGACGGCAAGCTGTGCAGCGCGGGCAGCGACGCCTTCAAGGGCCTGGACCTGGCCCGCGCCGACTGGCCGGCCACGGCCGTCAGCAGTGGGTCGCACACCTTCAAGTACCGGGTGACCGCCCCGCACAAGGGCACCTTCAAGGTGTACATCACCAAGCAGGGCTTCGACCCGGCCAAGTCGCTGGCCTGGGGCGACCTGGATCTTCAGAACCCGGTGGCGACGGTCACCGACCCGGCCGCGTCCGGCGGCTTCTACACCTTCTCCGGCTCCCTGCCGAAGCGTTCCGGCAAGCAGGTCCTGTACGCGGTCTGGCAGCGCTCGGACAGCCCGGAGGCGTTCTACTCCTGCTCGGACGTGACCTTCGGCGGTTCCGGCAGCGGCGGTGGCGCCACGACCGGGACGTCGCCCGCGCCCTCCGCCTCCGCCCCCTCCGAGGAGCAGATCGAGGACGGCGCCGACGAGTCGTCGGTCGAGCACAACGGCCACGGCGACCAGGACGCGAGCACCTCGGCGGAGCCGGTCGCGAAGGAGGCCGAGGACGAGCCCACCGCCGCCGCGGCCAACCGGCCCAAGGCGGCAGGTGCCACCGAGAACCTCGCCGAGACCGGCGGCGACAGCAGCACCTCGTACATCGCGATGGGCGGCGCCGCGGCGCTGGCGCTCGGCGCGGCGGCCTTGTTCATGTCGGTCCGGCGGCGCGCCGTCGGCGGTACCCGGCACGGCCGCTGACCCCGGCTCCCCGAACTCCGGGGTCTGACCGGCGGCTCAGGCTGGTCAGACCCCGGCGGTGCGTCAACTGAACACCGACGCGCAGGTGGTGCGGGTGGCCTTCGCCGGATCGAGGGCGTTGGCCACCTCGTGGAAGGCGATCCGGTCCAGCAGCCCGATCGCCAGATGCTCGGACAGATCGACCGGGCACAGATCCTGCAGCAGCACATTGCGTACGTCCGCACCGTCCAGGAACTGGCTGCGGTACGGCGTGACCACCTCGTCGTACTTGGTCGCGATCACCGTGTACTTGACCCCGGGCACGGTGTCGCCGCCCGCGTTCAGCTTGGTGAGGAACGCGGAGCCGACGATCTGGTCGGCGAGTCCGGGTGTGGCCGCGGAGATCAGGTCCTCGGCGCCCGGGAAGTACGGCAGCAGGTTGGTCAGTCCGGACAGGTTGGTGCCGTGGTTGTCCGGTGCGATGCCGACCAGGGCCTTCACCTCGGCCGCTCCGCCGAGGAACTTCAGGTAGTAGCGGGGCATCATCCCGCCCTGCGAGTGACCGACGAGGTCCGCCTCGGCGGCGCCGGTCGCGGCGAGCACCTTGTCGACGAAGGCGTCCAGTTGCTCCGCCGACTTGTCGATCGGTCCGAGGCCGTAGAAGAACGGCACTCCGGGCAGCTGGCCGTAGTCGAGCGAGAAGACGCAGTAGCCGCGCTTGGTCAAGTAGGGCGCGAGGCCCAGCCAGTTGTCGACCTTGTTGCCCAAGGTGCCGTGCACCAGGACGACGGGGCGGGGGTGGGCGGCGGACGGCTTGCAGGAGTAGTCGTTCCAGCCGGAGCTTGACGCCTCGGCGGCGTGGGCACCGGTGGCGGCGGGGACGACGGCGACCGCGGCAGTCAGCAGCAGCGCGGTCACGGGTCTGAGCAGTCGTTTCCAGGGCAGCATCGGGTGATCTCCTTGCAGATCAAGGGAGTTGCGATGGCCTTACGCCCTGTGATCCGGATCACGGGATACTGGTTCACTTGTCAAGTTACGGACCAGTAGCTCAAGGGGGAAGTTACGCGTCAGTAAAAACTTCCAGTGATAGTCGGCTACTGGTGTAGTGCGTCGGCGAACCGTCACCAAGAGGGGCGAATGGGCCCCTTGGGCGCGATCCGCAGCAACTGCCGCCCCAATTCCCGCACTTCCGCCTCCCCCAGCACCGCGCCCCACTCCCGCACGACCTCCGCCGCCGCCTCCTCCGCGGCCCGCGTACTGGCCCACCCGAGCTCGGTCAGCACGAGCAGCCGGGCGCGCGCGTCCCGCGGATGGGGCCGCCGCTCGACGTACCCCTTGCGCACGAGCTCGTCCACGAGCTGGCTCGCGGCCTGCTTGGTGACCCCGAGATGCGCGGCGACGTCGGAGACGGTGGCCCCGCCCGCCGCGATCCGCGTGAACGCGAAGCCGTAGGCGGACTTCCCCTCATGACCGCGCGCGGCCACGCCGTCGTTGATGCGTCGCACCAGCTCACCCGCGGTGGCGAGGAGCGCGAAGGACAGGGAGAGGGCCTCGGAGTTCTGCACGGGGGCATTCAAACACCCTTGACGATCCGGTCAAGCAGCTTGACCATAGGGGCGGCACAACTAGTCAAGCAGCTTGACCATTTTCCTCTGGGGGACAGCCATGCCCGTAATCCGCTCGTCCGACGCCGTGACCCACGAGATCCACGGTGCCCGTTTCGTCTCGTACGCCACCCCGCTCACCGGCAGCAAGGAGCTGTGCGCCTGGCGCGGCGAGGTCCCGCCGGGCATGAAGGGCCCGGCGCACACCGTCAGCAAGGAGGAGATCCTGCATGTCCTCATCGGCGCCCTGCGCATCACCCTGGACGCCGACACCACCGACATCTCGGCGGGCGACACCCTGATCATCAACGCGGGCTCGACGCTCGCGCTCGAGAACCCGACCGATCAGACCGCGCTGACCTGGGTGACCACGTCCGTCGGCCTGACCGCGGACCTGGCCGACGGCACCCGGATCACTCCCCCGTGGGCCAACTGACCCGCGCCACCAGCAGTTCGGAGCGCACCAGCTCCAGCAGCCGCCCGGCCCAGTTGCGCCCCCGGCCGTCGCGTTGGTCCTTCCAGTAGGGCGCCTCGTCGTAGCCGGTGTAACTGATCCGCGCGTCCTCGGTGGACAGCAGTACGTCGGCCAGTTCGGGATGCTGACCGAACTTGGCCCGCAGCAGCGCGCCCATCACACCGACCCGCAAGTCCGCCCAGCCGTCCCGCCGCGCCGCCCGTCCGCCCAGCTCGTGGGCGTCCCGGGGGGTGGCGGCGGCACGGATGCGGTCGTGGTCGGCGGGGTCGGCGGCGGCCAGGGCCCAGTAGGCGTGCAGGACGGAGGCGTAGGTCCGGCCGCCGAACTCGATCGGCACGGGGTAGTCGTTGCGCAGCACGAACAGCCCGGGTGTCTCGGGCCAGCCCCGGGGATAGACGACCTCGTTGGACACCAGGGTCGGCCGGCCGGGCCCGTCCTGGTCGTCGGCGTGCAGTACGGCGAGACGTTCCTTCTCCGCCCGGACACCCTCGTCACCGCGGTCGAAGTAGTCCAGGGCGTCCCGGTGCATCTCGGCGGTGGCCACGGGCCCGTCCCCGTCGACGGCTTCACCGAGGTCGGTGAGCAGGATCCGCAGCGGCCGGTCCTGGAGGTCCATGTCGCCGAGGATGTAGATCCGCAGATGCGCGGGCACGCCCAGATACGCCTCGCGCAGCAGCTCGCGGCGGGGCTCGGACCGGTCCTGCTGATACTGCCGGATCGCCTCGTGGAGCCGGTCCCGGGCGGTCGGGCGCCCGCTCAACTCCTCGATCTTGTCGGCGACTTCGAGAAAGAAGCTGTCCGGTGTGCACACCTCGGGACTGCGCGAGCCCCACTTGGGCGCGTCCGCCGGGCGGTCGGGGGCAGCGGGGTCCCGGGCCGAGATCCACCCGGACCCGAGCTGCTCCGCCAGCTCCTCCAGATCCATCCGCTCCTGACAGCGAACGGCACCGTCCGCGAAGACGTACAGGTCCTCGACGGCGAACTCCTCGCTGTACGGAACCCACCGCCACACATGACACCAGGCCCCGTAGATCTTCTCCCCGTCAACGACCCGATAGGTCGGCCCCCGCCAGCTCATGAACGCACCCTAACCGTTCACGCCGCCAACGACCCCGGCACCACCGCCCGCGGTCCGAACTTCGCCCGTACCCGGTCCGCGACCTCCTCGATGCGGCGTACCTTCTCGTCGACCGGGTCGAAGCTGAGCTGGTAGGAGGCCTGTTCGGCGGGGTCGAGGCCCTCCGCCCGGAGGACCATGGCCCGTACCCGGGCCCGTTGCAGACCCAGCGCCTCGTACATGCCGTACGCCACCCGCGTCAGCGCGGCGGAGTGGGCGGTCGGCTCCTTCAGTGAACGGCTCCGCGAAGTCGCCGACCGGTCCGCGTACCGCACGGTGAGCGTCAGCGTCCCGCACACCTTGTCCACCGCCCGCAGCCGCGCCCCCAGTTCCTCCGCGGCGGAGAGCAGGGCGCGTCGATGCCGGTCGGTGTCCAACTCGTCGCGGTCGAAGGGACGTTCGGTGATCAGCGACCGAGCCACGCCGTTCGGCACCACCCGCCCCCGGTCCACCCCGTTCGCCTTCTCCCGCAGCTCCCGCCCCGCCTTCGCCCCGACCAGCCGTTGCAGCGTGGACAGCGGCGCGGCGGCGACCCGGCCGAGGCTGTCCAGGCCGTACTCGCACAGGACGCGAGCGGTCGCCGTACCGACCCCCGGCAACGCCGTGACCGGCTTGTCCGCGAGGAACTCCACGATGCCGTCCCGCGCTTCGGGCACGACACAGGTGACCCCGGGCCGGGCCTCCCGCAGCGCCATCCGGGCCAGCATCGTCCCCGGTCCGGCCCCGATCGCGCAGTCCACGCCGTACCGCGCCAGCGCCCGCACCCGGATCACG
Encoded proteins:
- a CDS encoding lytic polysaccharide monooxygenase auxiliary activity family 9 protein, which translates into the protein MPARRRVATAASVAFAGVAPLVLTALAAAPAAAHGSMGDPVSRVSQCYAEGPESPKSDACKAAVAAGGTQALYDWNGIRIGDAAGRHQELIPDGKLCSAGSDAFKGLDLARADWPATAVSSGSHTFKYRVTAPHKGTFKVYITKQGFDPAKSLAWGDLDLQNPVATVTDPAASGGFYTFSGSLPKRSGKQVLYAVWQRSDSPEAFYSCSDVTFGGSGSGGGATTGTSPAPSASAPSEEQIEDGADESSVEHNGHGDQDASTSAEPVAKEAEDEPTAAAANRPKAAGATENLAETGGDSSTSYIAMGGAAALALGAAALFMSVRRRAVGGTRHGR
- a CDS encoding esterase/lipase family protein — its product is MLPWKRLLRPVTALLLTAAVAVVPAATGAHAAEASSSGWNDYSCKPSAAHPRPVVLVHGTLGNKVDNWLGLAPYLTKRGYCVFSLDYGQLPGVPFFYGLGPIDKSAEQLDAFVDKVLAATGAAEADLVGHSQGGMMPRYYLKFLGGAAEVKALVGIAPDNHGTNLSGLTNLLPYFPGAEDLISAATPGLADQIVGSAFLTKLNAGGDTVPGVKYTVIATKYDEVVTPYRSQFLDGADVRNVLLQDLCPVDLSEHLAIGLLDRIAFHEVANALDPAKATRTTCASVFS
- a CDS encoding MarR family winged helix-turn-helix transcriptional regulator; its protein translation is MQNSEALSLSFALLATAGELVRRINDGVAARGHEGKSAYGFAFTRIAAGGATVSDVAAHLGVTKQAASQLVDELVRKGYVERRPHPRDARARLLVLTELGWASTRAAEEAAAEVVREWGAVLGEAEVRELGRQLLRIAPKGPIRPSW
- a CDS encoding cupin domain-containing protein yields the protein MPVIRSSDAVTHEIHGARFVSYATPLTGSKELCAWRGEVPPGMKGPAHTVSKEEILHVLIGALRITLDADTTDISAGDTLIINAGSTLALENPTDQTALTWVTTSVGLTADLADGTRITPPWAN
- a CDS encoding NADAR family protein, with the protein product MSWRGPTYRVVDGEKIYGAWCHVWRWVPYSEEFAVEDLYVFADGAVRCQERMDLEELAEQLGSGWISARDPAAPDRPADAPKWGSRSPEVCTPDSFFLEVADKIEELSGRPTARDRLHEAIRQYQQDRSEPRRELLREAYLGVPAHLRIYILGDMDLQDRPLRILLTDLGEAVDGDGPVATAEMHRDALDYFDRGDEGVRAEKERLAVLHADDQDGPGRPTLVSNEVVYPRGWPETPGLFVLRNDYPVPIEFGGRTYASVLHAYWALAAADPADHDRIRAAATPRDAHELGGRAARRDGWADLRVGVMGALLRAKFGQHPELADVLLSTEDARISYTGYDEAPYWKDQRDGRGRNWAGRLLELVRSELLVARVSWPTGE
- a CDS encoding DNA polymerase Y family protein, with the protein product MTILCVRFQLPPMYEAALPGLLGLLEEFSPVVEALPPDGALVDLRGAERYFGRSAVELASVIRVRALARYGVDCAIGAGPGTMLARMALREARPGVTCVVPEARDGIVEFLADKPVTALPGVGTATARVLCEYGLDSLGRVAAAPLSTLQRLVGAKAGRELREKANGVDRGRVVPNGVARSLITERPFDRDELDTDRHRRALLSAAEELGARLRAVDKVCGTLTLTVRYADRSATSRSRSLKEPTAHSAALTRVAYGMYEALGLQRARVRAMVLRAEGLDPAEQASYQLSFDPVDEKVRRIEEVADRVRAKFGPRAVVPGSLAA